A single genomic interval of Rosistilla ulvae harbors:
- a CDS encoding ThiF family adenylyltransferase produces MTRSTRYARQIQFAPIAADGQARIAAARVLVLGVGALGTVAAELLARAGVGFLRLVDRDTVEWSNLQRQSLFEESDAELQIAKAAAAAARLTRINSEIEIEAEVCDVDPGNILRLMAGIDLVIDATDNFPTRLLLNDAAVKLGKPWVHGGCVGAQGQVGFFRSVDRPCFRCVVPDLPEAGSVATCDTAGVLNAATHTIASLQVGQAIQWIVSGNASLQGKLQSIDLWTSRTLQIEIRKSAQANCPLCQQRSFDFLNGDFAAQPIVLCGRNAVQIPGGRAVSIDRIAAQWQEIGDVQQNRFLVRLSVAPFEITLFADGRAIVAGTEEVAKARSLYAQYVGQ; encoded by the coding sequence ATGACTCGTTCGACACGATACGCACGCCAAATTCAATTTGCCCCGATCGCCGCCGATGGCCAAGCGCGGATCGCTGCGGCGCGTGTGCTCGTGCTGGGTGTCGGTGCGTTGGGAACCGTCGCGGCGGAACTGTTAGCTCGCGCGGGAGTCGGATTTTTGCGGCTTGTCGATCGCGATACCGTTGAATGGAGCAATCTGCAACGCCAGTCGCTGTTCGAGGAATCGGATGCTGAATTGCAAATCGCCAAAGCAGCGGCGGCAGCGGCGCGGCTGACACGGATCAATAGCGAGATCGAGATCGAGGCGGAGGTCTGCGACGTCGATCCGGGCAACATTCTGCGGCTGATGGCTGGCATTGATCTGGTCATCGATGCAACCGACAACTTTCCGACCCGGTTGCTGTTGAACGACGCGGCGGTCAAGTTGGGCAAGCCATGGGTCCACGGCGGTTGTGTTGGAGCACAAGGGCAGGTCGGATTCTTTCGCAGCGTCGATCGCCCCTGCTTCCGCTGTGTCGTCCCCGATCTGCCAGAAGCTGGATCGGTTGCGACCTGCGATACCGCGGGGGTTTTAAATGCCGCAACGCATACGATCGCCAGCCTGCAGGTCGGCCAAGCGATCCAATGGATCGTCAGCGGAAATGCATCGCTGCAGGGGAAACTGCAATCGATCGACCTGTGGACCTCAAGAACGTTGCAGATCGAGATCCGTAAATCGGCACAGGCGAATTGCCCGCTGTGTCAGCAGCGGTCGTTTGATTTCCTCAACGGCGACTTCGCCGCCCAACCGATCGTTTTATGTGGCCGCAACGCGGTGCAGATTCCCGGTGGGCGAGCGGTTTCGATCGACAGGATCGCCGCTCAGTGGCAGGAGATCGGCGATGTGCAACAGAACCGTTTCTTGGTCCGCTTGAGCGTCGCTCCCTTCGAGATCACGCTTTTCGCCGACGGAAGGGCAATCGTTGCCGGAACCGAGGAGGTCGCTAAAGCCCGATCGCTGTATGCGCAATACGTTGGCCAATAG
- a CDS encoding glycosyltransferase family 2 protein — protein MDLSIIIPIFNEADSVRPLYDRMTGVMPQLPAATEIVFVDDGSNDGSSQRLDEIAARDRRVTVVHFRRNYGQTAAMQAGLEQARGRVLVTLDGDLQNDPHDIPAMLDAIDQGADLVHGWRKDRHDTWLTRKLPSLIANRLISRVTGLPIHDLGCTLKAIRAEVADELDLYGEMHRFIPVLAHARGARCHEMVVAHHARQFGTSKYGLSRTTRVVLDLITVKFLIDYMDRPMKLLGRLALAALAVSGFAGLGVAAMKLFSGIDMTGNPLLLLTVFMGIVSLQFLGLGLLGEMNTRLYYQRSNRRPFAIRSINQSANQTVAMNRAA, from the coding sequence GTGGATCTCTCGATCATTATTCCGATTTTCAACGAGGCCGATAGCGTCCGTCCGCTATACGATCGGATGACGGGGGTGATGCCTCAGCTGCCCGCGGCGACCGAGATCGTCTTCGTCGACGATGGATCCAACGATGGCAGTTCGCAGCGGTTGGACGAGATCGCCGCCCGCGACCGCCGCGTGACAGTCGTTCACTTTCGCCGCAACTACGGTCAGACCGCCGCGATGCAAGCGGGGCTCGAACAGGCCCGCGGCCGCGTGCTTGTTACGCTCGATGGCGATCTGCAAAACGATCCGCACGATATTCCTGCGATGCTGGATGCGATCGACCAAGGGGCCGACCTGGTCCATGGCTGGCGGAAGGATCGCCACGACACTTGGCTCACGCGCAAGCTCCCCTCGCTGATCGCCAACCGCTTGATCTCGCGGGTGACCGGGCTGCCGATCCACGACCTCGGCTGTACGCTCAAAGCGATTCGGGCCGAAGTCGCCGACGAATTGGATCTATACGGCGAGATGCACCGCTTCATCCCCGTGCTGGCGCATGCCCGCGGCGCGCGGTGCCACGAGATGGTCGTCGCCCATCACGCCCGGCAGTTTGGGACCAGCAAATATGGGCTCAGCCGCACGACTCGCGTTGTGTTGGATCTGATCACCGTCAAGTTCTTGATCGACTACATGGATCGGCCGATGAAGCTGTTGGGCCGACTGGCGCTTGCGGCCCTTGCGGTCAGCGGTTTCGCGGGCCTCGGCGTCGCGGCGATGAAGCTTTTCAGTGGCATCGATATGACAGGCAATCCGCTGCTGCTGCTGACAGTTTTTATGGGGATCGTCTCGTTGCAGTTCTTGGGGCTTGGGCTACTTGGCGAAATGAACACGCGACTCTATTACCAACGCAGCAATCGCCGCCCATTTGCGATCCGCAGCATCAACCAATCCGCAAACCAGACCGTTGCCATGAACCGCGCCGCGTAG
- a CDS encoding putative 2-dehydropantoate 2-reductase has protein sequence MSSKRSYAIIGTGALGGYYGGLMVRAGLDVHFLLRSDFDHVQQHGLRIDSKNGDFHLPQVNAYRSAAEMPACDVTIVAIKTTANEQLADILAATTRDGGVALVLQNGLHVESDAVAVVGPDRVLGGCCFLCSNKVGPGHIDHIDYGRIAFGEYRADGSVQPISDLTRAIEADLQSASIPAEAVDDLIKVRWQKLMWNIPFNGLSVVLNASTAEIMNDPASEALAEQIIRDVRTAAMQCGKTIDEAFVDKMMNDTRAMVPYDSSMRVDFKQDRPMEVEAIVGNPLRELQRHGGQSPRLEMLYQQLTFFDRRRTKQHTSRG, from the coding sequence ATGTCGTCGAAGCGAAGTTATGCGATCATCGGTACCGGAGCACTCGGCGGATACTACGGCGGTCTGATGGTTCGCGCCGGGCTGGACGTTCACTTCCTGTTGCGATCGGACTTCGATCACGTGCAGCAGCACGGATTGCGAATCGATTCGAAAAACGGCGACTTCCATTTGCCGCAGGTCAACGCCTACCGCAGCGCCGCCGAGATGCCGGCTTGCGACGTCACGATCGTGGCGATCAAGACGACAGCAAATGAACAACTGGCAGATATTTTGGCTGCCACAACGCGCGACGGCGGCGTGGCGCTGGTGCTTCAAAATGGATTGCACGTCGAATCCGATGCGGTCGCTGTGGTTGGGCCCGATCGCGTCCTGGGCGGTTGTTGCTTCTTGTGCAGTAACAAAGTCGGACCGGGACACATCGACCATATCGATTACGGCCGGATCGCGTTTGGTGAATACCGCGCCGACGGCTCGGTGCAACCGATCAGCGACCTGACTCGAGCGATCGAAGCCGATCTGCAAAGTGCGTCGATCCCGGCCGAAGCTGTCGACGATCTGATCAAGGTCCGCTGGCAAAAGCTGATGTGGAACATTCCCTTCAACGGTTTGTCGGTCGTGTTAAACGCATCGACAGCCGAGATCATGAACGATCCTGCATCGGAAGCCCTGGCCGAACAGATCATCCGCGACGTGCGAACTGCTGCGATGCAGTGCGGCAAGACGATCGATGAAGCGTTTGTCGACAAGATGATGAACGATACGCGGGCGATGGTCCCGTACGACAGCAGCATGCGAGTCGACTTCAAACAGGACCGGCCGATGGAGGTCGAAGCGATCGTGGGCAACCCGTTGCGAGAATTGCAGCGTCACGGCGGCCAATCGCCACGACTGGAAATGCTGTATCAGCAATTGACGTTCTTCGACCGGCGGCGGACCAAACAACATACCTCGCGCGGCTAA
- a CDS encoding alpha/beta hydrolase family protein, producing the protein MPTTAKSTTLQIATFCLALTLPTAMLSAQPAGYNYDEAKVPAYTLPDPLVMADGTPVTSADQWPKRRDEIMDLFLQEVYGKAPGKPEGLHFKVIEQSDDAVNGKATRKQVRVFFDADETVAMDILIYLPKKLVDAKQPVPTFLTLNFFGNHSISDDPAIVLSESWMRSSKEKGVVDHRATEASRGASASRWPVETIIDRGYGLAAIYYGDIDPDFDDGFKNGVHALYDPPAKDGWGSIATWAWGLSRAMDYLETDAEIDANRVAVFGHSRLGKTSLWAGASDPRFSITISNDSGCGGAAISRRAFGETVARINTSFPHWFCDNYTKYNDNEAACPVDQHQLVALIAPRSVYIASAQGDTWADPRGEFLSAVHAAPVYQLLGTDGIGGETELPPVNEPIMHTMGYHIRTGKHNVTDFDWKAYMDFADQRWGK; encoded by the coding sequence ATGCCTACCACCGCAAAATCCACGACTCTGCAAATCGCAACATTCTGCCTCGCGTTGACGCTCCCAACGGCGATGCTGTCGGCACAGCCAGCCGGCTACAATTACGACGAAGCCAAAGTTCCGGCCTACACGCTACCCGATCCGCTGGTGATGGCCGATGGCACTCCCGTCACGTCGGCTGACCAATGGCCTAAGCGTCGCGACGAGATCATGGACTTGTTCCTGCAAGAAGTTTACGGCAAGGCGCCAGGCAAACCGGAAGGGTTGCACTTCAAAGTCATCGAACAGAGCGACGACGCGGTCAACGGCAAGGCGACGCGGAAACAGGTCCGCGTCTTCTTCGATGCCGATGAAACCGTGGCGATGGATATTCTGATCTACCTGCCCAAGAAACTAGTCGACGCGAAGCAGCCGGTTCCGACTTTCCTGACCCTCAATTTTTTTGGCAACCATTCGATCTCCGACGACCCGGCGATCGTGTTGTCAGAGAGTTGGATGCGGTCGAGCAAAGAGAAGGGAGTCGTCGACCATCGGGCGACCGAAGCGAGTCGCGGAGCGTCGGCGAGTCGTTGGCCCGTGGAGACGATCATCGATCGCGGCTACGGATTGGCGGCGATCTATTACGGCGATATCGACCCCGACTTCGACGACGGTTTCAAGAACGGTGTCCACGCTTTATATGATCCGCCCGCCAAAGACGGCTGGGGATCGATCGCAACTTGGGCTTGGGGATTGAGCCGGGCGATGGACTACCTGGAAACCGATGCCGAGATCGACGCAAACCGGGTCGCCGTCTTCGGCCACTCGCGTCTAGGCAAGACATCGTTATGGGCCGGTGCGTCCGATCCGCGATTTTCGATCACGATCTCCAACGATTCGGGATGCGGCGGAGCGGCGATCAGCCGCCGCGCGTTTGGCGAAACGGTTGCTCGGATCAACACAAGCTTCCCGCATTGGTTTTGCGACAACTACACGAAATACAACGACAACGAAGCTGCGTGCCCCGTCGACCAGCATCAGCTTGTCGCATTGATCGCTCCCCGCAGCGTCTACATCGCCAGTGCCCAAGGGGATACCTGGGCCGATCCACGCGGCGAGTTCTTGAGCGCCGTGCATGCCGCACCTGTCTACCAGCTGCTGGGAACCGATGGAATCGGCGGCGAAACCGAACTGCCGCCAGTGAACGAACCGATTATGCACACGATGGGCTATCACATCCGCACCGGCAAGCACAACGTCACCGACTTCGATTGGAAAGCCTACATGGACTTCGCCGATCAACGGTGGGGCAAGTAG
- a CDS encoding helix-turn-helix domain-containing protein: MRYAFRLAELLGHNPDRRRRPGTIKAIVEHTGLDRHQVASLLKNEAKYIPIEALSKLCDYLIDHGHATPAELPGALFAVRAEHFWELLARRRQLELCVGIRQGDVNDAPEQAWVVASDSVLMGALLNGVSTLGGSARHHAAGSSANGTTKAEENPPQPERLLQTLVWSPGHVSTEETHLRANSVYESFSGAPGDKAMVCIGSVKSNPVAEVLFSEAFGCDPFVSQDDVEKASDRACPFFMRYRDFDPKPPSSTAGERLSKTEAADKPGLWVETDNGTWEWAGGGQNSDVALVFYIFREALGRLDMVLSGFTGRATRYLAKTLATRSEAFWPPVYEEPHVQIGAYIVEYETDGSKAKSEDLLMTNVSSAAKITPLSAKAIERRIVSNG, from the coding sequence ATGCGTTATGCATTTCGCCTTGCAGAGCTCCTAGGGCACAATCCCGACCGCCGCCGCCGTCCGGGTACGATCAAGGCGATCGTTGAGCACACCGGCCTGGACAGGCATCAAGTTGCTTCGCTGCTGAAAAATGAAGCGAAGTACATTCCAATCGAAGCACTTTCGAAGCTCTGCGATTATCTGATCGATCACGGCCACGCGACGCCAGCCGAATTGCCCGGAGCATTATTTGCAGTTCGCGCCGAACACTTTTGGGAATTATTGGCCCGCCGGCGCCAGCTAGAGCTGTGCGTAGGCATCCGCCAGGGGGATGTCAACGACGCTCCCGAACAGGCTTGGGTCGTCGCGTCCGACTCGGTTTTGATGGGCGCATTGCTGAACGGCGTCTCGACCCTCGGCGGATCGGCTCGCCACCATGCGGCCGGTTCGAGCGCCAACGGCACGACCAAAGCCGAAGAGAACCCTCCGCAACCCGAACGTTTGCTGCAGACACTGGTCTGGAGTCCCGGGCACGTCTCGACCGAAGAGACTCACCTGCGTGCGAATTCGGTGTACGAATCGTTCTCCGGTGCCCCCGGCGACAAAGCAATGGTTTGCATCGGTAGCGTGAAAAGCAACCCGGTCGCCGAGGTGCTGTTTTCGGAAGCGTTTGGCTGCGACCCGTTTGTTTCGCAAGACGATGTGGAAAAGGCATCGGACCGCGCCTGTCCTTTCTTCATGCGATACCGGGACTTCGATCCCAAACCACCATCCTCCACAGCGGGGGAACGGTTGTCGAAAACCGAAGCTGCCGACAAGCCCGGCCTATGGGTCGAGACCGACAACGGGACCTGGGAATGGGCCGGTGGCGGACAAAACTCCGACGTCGCGTTGGTCTTCTACATCTTCCGCGAAGCATTGGGGCGGCTAGACATGGTGCTCAGCGGATTCACCGGGCGAGCGACTCGCTACCTGGCGAAAACCCTGGCCACTCGCAGCGAAGCCTTCTGGCCACCGGTTTACGAAGAACCACACGTTCAGATCGGCGCTTATATCGTCGAATACGAAACCGACGGTTCGAAGGCGAAGAGCGAAGACTTGTTGATGACCAACGTCTCTTCAGCGGCCAAGATCACGCCACTGTCGGCCAAAGCGATCGAGCGACGTATCGTCTCCAACGGCTAG